In the Populus nigra chromosome 2, ddPopNigr1.1, whole genome shotgun sequence genome, atatatagtttgtttttttatactagtttttacagttttatatataaaaaaactattttatgttAAGattaaggaattaaaaaaaaatattttctattgatGATTCAcatttaaaaagatttgaagGCTGCCATTTTTGTGGTCTCTCCCTCCTTTTAGAGCGTGTTTAATAGTATGGTTacgagtgcttttcaaataattttttgtgttaaaatgcatgttaatgatatttttttagtttttaaaaatcatttttgatatcagcacatcaaaacgattcaaaaattacaaaccacatctaattttaacaaaaaaaattttttaaatttaatcaaatacaaATTTAATCGCGGAGCGAAACAGGCTCTTGGTCTCTCTCCTCTACCTAACTCCGTGTATTCTTGGCACCTAACTCTGTCTGTTCTTGGCTAGGTTGAACCTTAACTTAAACCTAAGTTAAGATAGGAAAGACTTGAGGAGTGAAAAGATTATGGTACAACCAAACCCTGTGCACCGGCCAGGTCACCCTGTCGTTGATAAACAACctcttttaaataaacaatcttttttaaattatctcacgtcaattttttttttcaataattatctcTCGTCTTGCTTTACTTGATAATGGTCTTTTCTCTTTCTGTATGTATTTGATTGTGAAGGTTAGACAAAACTCAACTTCCAAATTAGCTAGTATATCCTTTAATTACTTGGTTCGATAcatttttaccttttaattcTTTGTAGTATTGATCACTTCaattatgataaaatttatttattataaaaaaattaattaattaggttttaaCTACTTTATAGGTACATTACATtgcaaatcaaattttaaaaaatcaaggttttacaaaattatttgatattgttattaaacttggtcTAATGAGTAAATCTTGAAACCTCCCAATTCAACTTCTTGCTTAgtctagatttaaaattaaattacgtaaaaattattttaatatgaccTAGTCAACTTGGTCAGTCTAAAGGCAACTCAATcgattggtaaaaaaaaaattaagaataaaattgaaaaaaaaagatgaaattaacaaaaatatactCTCCTAGCCTTTCTTGCctaccctattttttttaaattaaactttatgaaaGTTGTTTCAACATCATTCAGTCAACTTgaccaatttaaaaataacttgaatgtctaataaaaaaagtttgagaaagaaaatgacaaaaaataataaattaattgataggAAAAAACCTCTTAACTCAATTTATTGTCTAACTCGGATTTAAAACTAGattaaatagtaattttttattgtaatttagtcgattttataatatgattaaaaaaaatagagatagaaAGAGGaatggaaagggaaaaaaagtagAGGGTTTAGCTATTAATATAATCTTACATACACACATAGCGCGggctcaaataaataaataaatatatatatatatatgtgtgtgtgtgtgtgtgaaatacTACAATTAGCATGTAAAacgaaatttattttcttaaatatatcaGATCAACTAAAACAGCATatccttaaaattatttttaaaaaataatcttaattgattcgtaaattattctaaaaacatTTGTTACCATTGAATTACATATACACACGTAAGCACGCGTTTGAGTGCGTGTGATCATGATAGCTTTTGTATTGCTAGTATTTTTTGCTATACTCTTATCATTGAGAAATTATCTTGGGTGGTTGTTTCGAATAGACATATTGCTGTCAATTATTTAATGCTTAATCCATGATTACTAAtggaaaaataagagaaaaactctctctctctctctcttttggtcgaattttcaattttaccacACATATTGGACTAGAATAAattcttctctctctcaaaatgTTCTGATATATCACAGCCATAAAAGAGCGCAAATCTACACATCAGCCATGACAACAACAACTCCATTCCCATAGCCATATGAACCACCAGTATCCCTCTCAGAAACACACGAAAGTCGTCTGCAGAATCtattcaaagaaaaagataacTCACTTTTTTTCAAGTTCATATCCTACAAGAAAACTTTCTCAAAATGAGTCATCAGTGCGTTCCCAGCTGGGAAGTTGATGACAATCGCACCACAGCTCCCAAACTCTCCCTTCGCTTCCACTCCAATTCCAGCGCACCAGACGTGCCCATGTACTGATCTCCCCTACTCGTAGATGCATATAAGATTGCCAGATCATGTCAATATATATCTATATGCGTGTCTGTGTGTGTTGAAAGATATGTATAGTGATGATATAGGGTGTTTCCTGGTGCAGGTTAGACTACGAAGTAGCAGAGCTAACATGGGAGAACGGCCAGATAGCCATGCACGGCCTAGGACCACCGCGCGTGCCAGCCAAACCAATAGCCTCCACTTCACCCTCTAAGTACACATGGGACAAGCCACGCGCCAGTGGCACCCTTGAATCCATTGTCAACCAAGCTACATGTGTCCCCCAATGCAACAAAGCAACTTTTGACAACAGTACTGGTTCGGACCATGACCTCATCCCATGGTTTAACCACCATAAGGCCTCAGCCTCCGCCACAATGACCATGGACGCTTTAGTTCCTTGCTCGAACCGGTCTGATCAAGGCCGGACAACGCAGGTGATAGACTCCGGCCCAGCGGGATTAGGCACGTGTGTGGTGGGTTGCTCCACTCGTGTGGGGTCTTGCAGTGCCCCAGCTGCCACGCAAGACGAAGATGGTCTCCTCACTGGGAAACGTGCGAGGGTGGCGCGTGTCCCAGTACCACCCGAGTGGAGCAGAGACCAAAGCGTCAACCATAGTGCCACTTTTGGCAAGAAGGACAGCCAGCAGATGACGGTGGACAGTTGCGAGAGAGAGTTCGGTGTTGGGTTTACCTCCACTTCTTTTGGGTCGCAAGAAAACACCAGCTCAGGCACCAACCCATGTACTAAGACCCTTACTGCTGACGAGAATGACTCAGTTTGTCACAGCAGACCACAGGCAAGctaatttattttggatattatgttttatcaatttatagtATCGATCGgagtagttttgttttttgttattattttaattttttgggtttgttttggttttaaaagaGGGAGGCGGGCAAGGAAGATGACAAGAAGAAAGGAAATGGGAAGTCCTCAGTTTCCACCAAAAGAAGCAGGGCTGCTGCTATCCATAACCAATCTGAACGAGTATGTTCCCTCTCCTGGAAAATGTCTTACAGCACgaaataaattaatagaatATTAAAAGAAGTTTGTTTCGCTTTAAGTTAATGATAGGTTCCATAATTGGAGAAAATCATGGTGTTGGAATAGAAGATTTGACTGAACAAATAATTGGATTAACACAGGAGATCTCAtgagaatttaattattaaGTGTTTACCACTTTAAAGCTTTATAATAAGGCTTCAGTTTAAATCAAGTCCTTCTGTGGACTTTTTGCAATTGACCCATCAGAGGtccttgttattattattattattataaaatcactTAAATATCTAATTACAATTCAACCATTTTAACGCTATATATATAGGTTTCAAGTATCATATTATGCACCATCATTGCTGGTACcgaatccttttgttttttgttcaatGTTGCTCTCGATTTTATTGGCAGAAAAGGAGAGATAAGATAAACCAGAGAATGAAGACACTACAGAAATTGGTCCCCAGTTCCAGTAAGGTACGAAAAGTTTCTTCGGTAACTTTTCAGTGTATTACAAAGAAGCTCTTTAAATTTTACCCATGCGCGTTTATGGCACTTGATCACCATTACATATTGTGCACCTACCAATCTTGTTTAATAATTAACATGCATCCTCTCGTCAAAAGTGGAAATAGCCACCAATTATTGTGGTCcgtcttgggtttttttttttaaaaaaaaaattatggtaagATTATTTCCCAGCCAAGCCAGTATCATACACCGAGACCAAGTTACTTCTAGATTATTGCAAAACAAGAGGGTTAAGATCGGATTACTtcctgagaaaaagaaaaaattatataattgctAGGCCTCTAGTATGGCATGTTTTATGATCGCATTTATGCAAGCACAGTTCTCTCTCGAACTGGCAAAGTTTACTCACCATTTGATGATATTGAATTCTATGGGAAACTACTTGCCAGTCAAAACCGTGGGATGGAATTCAAAGAATCCATCCTCCGAATTCaggttttttatactttttttttagcaattgtTTGTGGAGCTCATAATGTCTTTTGCTGCAATCAAATATATGTtggtgttgtttttcttttgttatgcactttctttctttattttttttcccgtaTTGCTGTGAACTTTTCTTTGAAATAGTAGAATTTCCTCTTCACCTTTATGTTGAAGCAATAAATCAATCATATCACAGTTTTCCTCATCATTTAATTAGGCAAATTAATGATTGGCACCGTAGTTTTTGTGAGTTTTAATCCTGCCAAactgcaaaaaaagaaaagaaaaaaggaaattcATCTTGATCATTCCATTTATGCAGGTGTTTCCATGTAAAGAATGGTTATTccatgaaaatatatcaaaaaaagaagaagctataCACTAACTCTTTTAACTCTTTAAGGCCCATCTCAAGGTGGTCCGTGCTGAAATTCCCAACTAGTTACTTCAAAGTATATATGATaagcaaaaggaaaaagaaaaagaaaccccAGTAAAGTGGCTACTATCACAAAAGTAGTTCCTACTTTGCTATCATATATTCTAAAGAGCTAGCCTCACATATCCTTGAGCATAGTCATAGCTACCTTTGTGATCTTGGATCTGGTTTGGAAATGTCAATATCCTTCATAAAAATCATGGTCACTTGGTATAGAGTGTCGGCATCGCATTTCAAACTTTTAGGTGCTCTTGTTATTCCCACTATAGGGGACAACTTGGTGACGGAAAAGCCTGCCCGTGTTGCTACTCAATAATGCGAGCTtgcttcagaattttttttttaaaagccgAAAATCTCACGTTCAAAACGTAACTAAGAATTACTAGCCATAAGTTCGAAGGTTCAGGTCTTGTCTTTATGGATCCATCTAATAATGTGTTTCTACATTAGATTCATGTCGTGTAATGCAGCTGCAGTAATAgcttcaataataaataatcagAACAGACAAACACGTCATGATGGTATAAATGTGGTCCATCGATCTCATCCTTTTTTGCATTCAAATGGCTTAGAGTATCTTGGGACAGATCAAGTGATCCTAGTCCACATACCCAAATCGACATGGGGACAGCCTGACAGAAGGTTGTTTGGTACGAAGAAAACTACCTGCTATACCACATAAATCTTTCTGCTTATGCATGCCCTGATGCCTGCCCTTGTGTTTATGCatgatttcaattaaaatccTTGCACGAGATGATTTctttaaatgaaagaaaacattattgatTGGTATATATACTATCAGCTATGATTCCTTGATATATGTTCTCTTTGTTTGTATTAGACGGACAAAGCCTCAATGCTTGATGAAGTGATCGAATATTTGAAACAATTGCAAGCACAAGTACAAATGATGAGCAGAATGAATATGCAACCAATGATGCTGCCACTGGCTTTGCAACAGCAACTCCAAATGTCAATGATGGCCCCAATGAGCATGGGAATGGCCGGCATGGGAATGGGAATGGGTGTCATGGACATGAACACAATTGCAGCTCGTTCCAACATGACAGGAATTCCTCCAGCACTTCACCCCACCGCTTTCATTCCTCTGACTACATGGGATGGCTCAAGTGGTCATGACCGGTTACAAACCACGGCCGCAGACCCAATGTCTGCGTTCCTTGCCTGCCAAACACAGGTAATTATAAGCAGCATAAACTCTTGAGTCGGACGGCTTTGCAATCTCATATTGAAGAATTGTACAAGTGctatttggatttaattttaagattattatgCCTTCAGACATCTGTCATTGTAAGCGTGGAATTGGGACAGAGCAGGATATATGATATCCCATGATTTCGAACTCAATGTACTGACTAAACCTTTTTGATGCAGCCAATGACAATGGATGCTTACAGCAGGATGGCTGCCATGTACCAGCAGCTACATCAACAACCTCCTGCTTCTAATTCTAAGGGCTAATTAAGGTTGTATATGCGCTCACTCATggcttttttagaaaaaatctttGCCGGCCACAGACAAAAAGCAAAAAGGTCTGCTCATGGATGTGATTGTATTTTTGCTAGCAATGGTTATATAGATGTACGAGGCAGATGTTATTATTTAAGCTGCACAGATTAGCCAGGAAGCAAGGCTGATGCTCCCTAATTAattatcttcctttttttttctaagttttcaTTTATTGATTTCCAACTTAAAATTTGTAATACTTTTGGATTTCTGATCTACAAGGACAAGGCGTAATGATCTATCACTTTGTGCATACTATTTTTGGGATTCTCTACATTAATCAGTCTAAATTAAGAAGGAATTCAAATTCGTTATTAACCATGTGTAGAACATATATTTCCATTTATCCAGACTACCCCAAGGCTGTCAAACAAATCATAGAATTATCATGCTTTAtggtatataattaatttaagcaCCATTTCGATCTGGAGTGCAAACAAATAgtgtttaatttgtatataGGCTTTTGGTGAATATTCTAGGTACCctctttaaaaagaaattacagCATCTAACTTTAAGAATCCAAGCTCTAACCTTTTACAGTTAACTGTTCAGGGTCAAATCCATAGTTTAAATTAGGCCTTGTTTGACATGCTGATATGGAAACTGGATCGAGTTTATTTTGAaccattttaaatattaattatgtcAAACTTGAGCAATCGATCGGCCAACTTTAAGAATCCAAGCTCTAACCTTTCCCAGTTAACTATTCAAGGTCAAATCCGTAGTTATTAAATTAGGCATCGTCTAGTATGTTGATATGGATATTggatcaagttttattttttaccatttttaattttgactgTGTTAAACTTGAGAGCAATCGATGCATTAATTCAACCAAACTCAGGTAAGTCCTGGTAAGGttaaattcatgaaatttatttttgtctaaaaggtggtttcatgttattttttttaatttttaacccgGCGATCCATAAATTAAATTGACCAGAGTCCGGTACTTGATTTCAGAAAACTATTCTCAAATccccatatatatataggcacaCACATACATCCACACTGTCGGATAGATATTTTGTCAAGTTATATTTATCGATTTCTCAGAGgagaaaggtaaaaaaaaatcatggtaacttaacaaataaattttgagtTGTGACAAAACTAAATGTTATACCTCTTGCAAGatgtctgataaaaaaaatctagaaccGAAATGGAAGAGCAAATTTTGGGTTgatagcataaaaaattataaattttaatgaaacagtacaatttaagatttttattatttcaaaatatcacatataaaaaatcacaattaaaaaacatgatattaaattaatattgtgcGTTTCAGAaccatgatatttaaaaaaattataattaaaaatcatataatcaagtaaatattatgttttgaaaCCACGGCTTCTTATCATATTTTGGAACCACCATAGCTAGCTAATGAAATGGCTGAGAAGTTGCAGTAGCCAAATTGTTTCAGCCAACAAAATTCCAATAACCAAATCTCCCTCCACATCCTAGATATTTGAAGGGTTATTATAGGATTTACACATCCTATTTTCATGTCGTATGAATTTAGAATGAATTCCATAATAAATTACACCCATTTATCACACACACAATACAAAGTTTTCATTGCATAAATATCCATCTTATAAGAGACCTCTTTTCATTGCTTGTA is a window encoding:
- the LOC133683086 gene encoding transcription factor UNE10; translation: MSHQCVPSWEVDDNRTTAPKLSLRFHSNSSAPDVPMLDYEVAELTWENGQIAMHGLGPPRVPAKPIASTSPSKYTWDKPRASGTLESIVNQATCVPQCNKATFDNSTGSDHDLIPWFNHHKASASATMTMDALVPCSNRSDQGRTTQVIDSGPAGLGTCVVGCSTRVGSCSAPAATQDEDGLLTGKRARVARVPVPPEWSRDQSVNHSATFGKKDSQQMTVDSCEREFGVGFTSTSFGSQENTSSGTNPCTKTLTADENDSVCHSRPQREAGKEDDKKKGNGKSSVSTKRSRAAAIHNQSERKRRDKINQRMKTLQKLVPSSSKTDKASMLDEVIEYLKQLQAQVQMMSRMNMQPMMLPLALQQQLQMSMMAPMSMGMAGMGMGMGVMDMNTIAARSNMTGIPPALHPTAFIPLTTWDGSSGHDRLQTTAADPMSAFLACQTQPMTMDAYSRMAAMYQQLHQQPPASNSKG